A stretch of Microbacterium sp. LWH3-1.2 DNA encodes these proteins:
- a CDS encoding L-rhamnose mutarotase: protein MSTVRYAMACRLRPDKRAEYLRLHSDVWPGVEEMISRCGIRNFTIFIRGDVLFGYYEYVGDDWDADQARMAADPVTREWWSHTDPCQIGFDSDAADGDRWQALDEVWHQD from the coding sequence GTGAGCACCGTACGATACGCCATGGCCTGCCGGCTCCGTCCGGACAAGCGCGCGGAGTATCTCCGCCTGCATTCCGATGTCTGGCCGGGTGTCGAGGAGATGATCTCACGCTGCGGGATTCGCAACTTCACGATCTTCATCCGCGGCGACGTGCTCTTCGGGTACTACGAATACGTGGGTGATGACTGGGACGCGGACCAGGCCCGAATGGCGGCGGACCCCGTGACGCGGGAGTGGTGGTCCCACACCGACCCATGCCAGATCGGCTTCGACTCCGACGCTGCGGATGGCGACCGTTGGCAGGCGCTTGACGAAGTGTGGCACCAGGACTGA
- a CDS encoding ABC transporter substrate-binding protein encodes MLAQHQRASRFIRLAAAVSAVAGIVALGGCSSGGGEVDSKYGFPTVEQVPDSEITVWVDATRQPAVEAFEKANPDIEVNMVVDDGSASGSGTFQTKIGLADQAGEGWPDVVFSTQNNDASWASKPTNGVQAFAAPINKGFFDQSFLDGFTPGALDPVTVDDTVWGLRNDLAPVLFWYNKPLLEQFGYEVPTTWEQYQELGDKLAAEHPGYTLGSVGDSFTGPFVYYWSGSAPIFQVDGDSFSSDVHAADSEKVTALIDHMVANKTLTQDSVFGADFVADSSKLVAIPGPAWYAGALFQNPNSINATSGQWIAAPPLSWEGSDEVTGNVGGGVWYASSHSKNLEAVKTFLEFVTTQDGVAGTGGLPAYQSAADTWLNDQAASGFFGPDFATSVGTAAESVWSGWGYPSFSAETAYAKVIVPALAAGKKISDVADEWQKEMENEATVQGYSVD; translated from the coding sequence ATGCTTGCACAGCATCAGCGCGCTTCACGCTTCATCAGACTCGCTGCGGCAGTTTCCGCCGTCGCGGGAATCGTCGCCCTGGGCGGCTGCTCGTCTGGTGGGGGGGAGGTTGACTCGAAGTACGGCTTCCCGACGGTTGAGCAGGTGCCGGACAGCGAGATCACGGTGTGGGTGGATGCAACTCGCCAGCCCGCAGTCGAGGCTTTTGAGAAGGCCAACCCCGACATCGAGGTCAACATGGTCGTCGACGACGGCTCCGCGAGCGGATCCGGGACGTTCCAGACCAAGATCGGGCTCGCCGATCAAGCCGGCGAGGGGTGGCCCGATGTCGTCTTCTCCACGCAGAACAATGACGCCTCGTGGGCCTCGAAGCCGACGAATGGGGTTCAGGCGTTCGCCGCTCCTATCAACAAGGGCTTCTTCGATCAGAGCTTCCTCGACGGCTTCACTCCCGGCGCGCTTGACCCCGTGACCGTGGATGACACGGTCTGGGGCCTTCGGAACGATCTGGCGCCCGTTCTCTTCTGGTACAACAAGCCGCTTCTCGAGCAGTTCGGCTACGAGGTGCCGACGACGTGGGAGCAGTATCAGGAGCTTGGCGACAAGCTCGCTGCGGAGCACCCGGGTTACACGCTGGGATCGGTGGGGGACTCGTTCACTGGCCCCTTCGTCTACTACTGGAGTGGGTCGGCTCCGATCTTCCAGGTGGACGGCGACTCGTTCAGCTCTGACGTGCACGCGGCCGACTCCGAGAAGGTCACCGCGCTGATCGACCACATGGTCGCGAACAAGACCCTGACTCAGGACAGTGTTTTCGGGGCTGACTTCGTCGCTGACAGCAGCAAGCTTGTCGCGATACCCGGACCGGCTTGGTATGCGGGAGCCCTGTTCCAGAATCCGAACAGCATCAACGCGACCTCGGGCCAGTGGATCGCCGCGCCTCCGCTGTCCTGGGAGGGCAGCGACGAGGTGACCGGCAATGTGGGTGGCGGCGTCTGGTATGCATCGAGTCATTCGAAGAATCTCGAGGCGGTCAAGACTTTCCTGGAGTTCGTCACGACCCAGGATGGCGTTGCCGGCACCGGCGGTCTTCCCGCCTATCAGAGCGCGGCGGACACCTGGCTGAACGACCAGGCCGCCAGCGGATTCTTCGGCCCGGACTTCGCCACGAGTGTGGGCACCGCCGCGGAAAGCGTGTGGAGTGGTTGGGGATACCCGAGCTTCTCCGCCGAGACCGCATATGCGAAGGTCATCGTTCCCGCCCTTGCCGCAGGCAAGAAGATCTCCGACGTCGCCGACGAGTGGCAGAAGGAGATGGAGAACGAAGCGACCGTTCAGGGCTACTCGGTCGATTAG
- a CDS encoding DUF4279 domain-containing protein: MIQSGRASLVVVSTDTEPVAISAVLALTPTRVEHKGTVARSGRIRENHVWSLDVDSLDDTGADQTGTRALRALLMRSDPAFGRVTNLPQDCDARIWWSMDSDSTQGGFFLPVDLAEKISALGVDVYATVYLDEGAA, from the coding sequence ATGATTCAGTCCGGCCGAGCGTCGCTGGTTGTGGTTTCCACCGACACGGAGCCCGTCGCCATATCGGCGGTACTTGCGCTCACCCCGACCAGAGTCGAACACAAAGGCACCGTGGCCCGCTCCGGTCGCATCCGCGAGAACCACGTCTGGTCGCTCGACGTCGACTCACTCGACGACACTGGCGCCGACCAAACCGGTACGCGAGCCCTGAGAGCGCTTCTCATGCGCAGCGATCCGGCGTTCGGGCGGGTCACGAACCTGCCGCAGGATTGCGATGCTCGGATCTGGTGGTCAATGGACTCAGACTCGACCCAGGGCGGATTCTTTCTGCCAGTGGATTTGGCCGAAAAGATCTCGGCGCTCGGTGTCGACGTCTACGCAACGGTCTACCTGGATGAAGGTGCCGCGTGA
- a CDS encoding alpha/beta fold hydrolase has protein sequence MDRSTSRVVDTAHGAIECIDAGEGQPVLFVHGSPGGADQGALMGAFLLDAGFRVIAPARPGYGRTPLTKENRTPAAQAVLHVDLMDALGLERASVVCWSGGGPSTYSLATTHSARVDRVVAIAAVSGDFRFTGITESRLMAGSSGRWVMDQLVHHAPKSVVRSLAKEEGHLDRSHLAALVDHIWNDPATRSFALELARSVTGSQRKAGLKNDQTTFPEIVDLRLAEVTAPTLLVHGTADADVPFDQSERARGSIPGAVLLPIADGTHIAAWTDPTSENVQGRIIAHLRGASRTN, from the coding sequence ATGGATCGTTCGACGTCGCGAGTTGTCGACACCGCGCATGGTGCCATCGAGTGCATCGACGCGGGGGAGGGTCAGCCGGTGTTGTTCGTCCACGGCTCTCCGGGTGGCGCGGATCAAGGTGCGCTGATGGGCGCATTTCTGTTAGACGCGGGCTTTCGAGTTATCGCTCCCGCGCGGCCCGGATACGGGCGGACGCCGCTGACAAAGGAGAATCGCACGCCCGCCGCGCAAGCCGTGCTGCACGTCGACCTCATGGACGCGCTCGGTCTCGAGCGGGCGTCGGTGGTGTGCTGGTCCGGCGGTGGACCGTCGACGTACTCACTGGCGACGACGCACTCCGCTCGGGTGGACCGTGTGGTCGCGATCGCCGCCGTGAGCGGAGACTTCCGCTTCACCGGCATCACGGAGTCACGGCTCATGGCCGGCTCCAGCGGACGATGGGTCATGGATCAGCTCGTCCACCACGCCCCGAAGTCGGTTGTTCGCTCACTCGCGAAGGAAGAGGGCCACCTCGACCGGTCGCACCTAGCCGCCCTCGTCGATCACATCTGGAACGACCCGGCAACACGCTCGTTCGCTCTCGAGCTCGCGAGGTCGGTGACCGGCTCCCAGCGAAAGGCAGGGCTCAAGAACGACCAGACGACCTTCCCGGAGATCGTGGACCTCCGTCTTGCCGAGGTGACCGCACCGACACTGTTGGTGCACGGCACTGCTGATGCCGACGTGCCGTTCGATCAGAGCGAGCGGGCGCGCGGGTCGATCCCCGGCGCCGTTCTCCTGCCTATCGCCGATGGCACCCACATCGCAGCATGGACCGACCCCACAAGCGAGAACGTGCAGGGGCGGATCATCGCGCACTTGCGCGGAGCCAGCAGAACCAACTGA
- a CDS encoding carbohydrate ABC transporter permease yields the protein MSALRSSAVAGSHRVRQPRAARAAAGAGAQARIGLLFTSVYTLFLIAFGVLPTLYAVFLAFTRDGAFAGVDNFLRVFSDYRFLPAVMHVAAYVVVWLISLLVFVVLLALVVQAIRIRWVSTSVRFLYYVPGALAGAASVMLWLFVLDPSVSPVAWLLHALGSDSLVQTVQLDTLPIVLAVIAFWTGAGGWIVIMYGALNNISADILEAARIDGAGAWSTAWFIQIPLLRKWISYMAILSLAAGTQLFVEPRVLSQATHGVVPQDYSLNQLSFLYAFKQADFNGSAAISLLLLAVALLLSVYFVFRGGLFERE from the coding sequence ATGAGTGCACTTCGTTCGAGTGCGGTTGCCGGATCCCACCGGGTCCGGCAACCCCGCGCCGCCCGCGCCGCTGCCGGCGCGGGAGCTCAAGCCCGCATCGGGCTCTTGTTCACCAGCGTCTACACGCTCTTTCTGATCGCGTTCGGCGTGCTGCCCACGCTGTACGCCGTCTTCTTGGCGTTCACACGCGACGGGGCCTTCGCCGGCGTCGACAATTTTCTCCGGGTGTTCTCGGACTACCGCTTCCTGCCTGCAGTGATGCATGTCGCTGCGTATGTCGTGGTCTGGCTCATCAGCCTGCTCGTCTTCGTTGTCCTCCTCGCGCTGGTCGTGCAGGCGATTCGAATCCGATGGGTCTCGACGAGCGTCCGGTTCCTCTACTACGTTCCTGGTGCGCTGGCAGGCGCGGCCAGCGTCATGCTGTGGCTGTTCGTGCTCGACCCGTCCGTCAGTCCCGTGGCCTGGCTGCTGCACGCGCTCGGCAGCGATTCGCTCGTTCAAACGGTCCAGCTCGACACACTCCCGATCGTTTTGGCCGTCATCGCCTTCTGGACCGGTGCCGGCGGATGGATCGTGATCATGTACGGTGCTCTGAACAACATCAGCGCCGACATTCTGGAGGCCGCGCGGATCGATGGTGCCGGAGCGTGGTCGACTGCCTGGTTCATCCAGATCCCGCTTCTGCGCAAGTGGATCTCGTACATGGCGATCCTGTCTCTCGCGGCCGGAACGCAGCTCTTCGTCGAGCCACGCGTCCTGTCGCAGGCGACTCATGGTGTGGTCCCGCAGGACTACTCCCTCAATCAACTGAGCTTTCTCTATGCGTTCAAGCAGGCCGACTTCAACGGCTCGGCGGCGATCTCGCTGCTCCTGCTCGCTGTCGCATTGTTGCTGAGCGTCTATTTCGTCTTCAGGGGTGGTCTCTTTGAGCGTGAGTGA
- a CDS encoding carbohydrate ABC transporter permease — translation MGRALAIALLAVFVSFFVIPLVWLVLAPTKSSRELLLGNPFSVGGLQQLQDNWQSLIAYQDGVMWTWLGNSTLYALSALVITLVISIPAGYALALTEFRGRKALLAVTLIVMLIPNTALVLPIFLQMSALKLIGNPLSVILPFSFFPFGVYLTYIYFSTTVSRDLLDAARIDGAGEFRVFAQVAMPLATPVIALVGFFSFVGNWNNYFLPFVMVPGRKAPVQVGIAELLANVPQFNPTNAASSTIELPTLALATLVAIAPVLIIFLFSQRFLVTGMTAGGTKE, via the coding sequence ATGGGGCGGGCGCTGGCGATCGCCCTCCTTGCGGTGTTCGTCTCCTTCTTCGTCATCCCGCTGGTGTGGCTCGTTCTCGCGCCGACGAAGTCGTCCCGCGAGCTTCTGCTCGGAAACCCCTTCTCGGTCGGGGGTTTGCAGCAGCTGCAGGACAACTGGCAGAGCCTCATCGCCTACCAGGACGGCGTGATGTGGACGTGGCTGGGGAATTCGACCCTGTATGCCCTCAGCGCGCTCGTCATCACCCTCGTCATCAGCATCCCCGCGGGATACGCGTTGGCACTGACCGAGTTCCGCGGACGCAAGGCGCTCCTCGCGGTGACGCTGATCGTCATGCTGATTCCCAACACCGCCCTCGTCCTGCCGATCTTCCTTCAGATGAGCGCGTTGAAACTGATCGGGAATCCCCTCTCGGTGATCCTGCCGTTCTCGTTCTTCCCGTTCGGCGTCTACCTGACGTACATCTACTTCTCCACCACCGTGTCGCGCGACCTGCTCGACGCCGCGCGCATCGATGGCGCGGGCGAGTTCCGCGTCTTCGCGCAGGTCGCCATGCCGCTCGCCACCCCGGTGATCGCGCTGGTGGGGTTCTTCAGCTTCGTCGGCAACTGGAACAACTACTTCCTCCCGTTCGTGATGGTTCCTGGCCGGAAAGCTCCCGTCCAAGTGGGCATCGCGGAGCTGCTGGCCAATGTTCCGCAGTTCAACCCCACCAATGCGGCGTCCTCGACGATCGAATTGCCGACACTCGCGCTCGCGACGCTCGTCGCCATCGCGCCGGTGCTGATCATCTTCCTGTTCTCGCAGAGATTCCTGGTCACGGGCATGACGGCGGGCGGAACGAAAGAGTGA